One region of Opitutaceae bacterium genomic DNA includes:
- a CDS encoding LL-diaminopimelate aminotransferase, with amino-acid sequence MIRINENYTKLKASYLFSDIARRVSSYVQANPTKPVIRLGIGDVTEPLPQVCIDALHAGADELSRRATFKGYGPEQGYAFLREAIAQNDYAARGCRIEADEIFVSDGSKCDCGNIQEIFATDGLRLAIPDPVYPVYVDTNVMAGRTGGVVNGRYEGITYLESTPANGYVPAVPSVPTDLIYLCFPNNPTGAVATREQLAAWVAYARANKAIILFDSAYEAYIRDARIPHSIYEIEGAREVAIEFRSFSKTAGFTGTRCAYTVVPKDLVAYDKAGGTHSVHALWNRRHTTKFNGVSYPVQKAAAAIYTDAGRQQVKAMTDFYLANAALIRSAILSLGFSCVGGDNAPYIWINTGRDSWEFFDLLLNQAQVVCTPGAGFGKCGEGHVRISAFNSRENVETALARIATALKR; translated from the coding sequence ATGATCCGCATCAACGAAAATTACACAAAGCTCAAGGCTTCCTACCTGTTCAGCGACATCGCCAGGAGGGTTTCCTCCTATGTTCAGGCGAATCCGACCAAGCCGGTCATTCGTCTCGGCATCGGCGACGTCACCGAGCCCCTGCCTCAGGTTTGCATAGATGCCCTCCACGCAGGCGCCGACGAGTTGTCGCGCCGGGCCACTTTCAAGGGCTACGGCCCGGAGCAGGGTTACGCGTTTTTGCGGGAGGCAATAGCCCAGAACGACTACGCGGCGCGCGGCTGCCGCATCGAGGCGGACGAGATCTTCGTTTCCGATGGATCGAAGTGCGACTGCGGCAACATCCAGGAGATCTTTGCCACGGACGGTCTGCGCCTGGCAATTCCGGATCCTGTCTATCCCGTCTATGTGGACACCAATGTCATGGCCGGCCGAACGGGCGGCGTGGTCAACGGGCGCTACGAAGGCATCACCTATCTCGAAAGCACCCCGGCCAATGGCTACGTTCCAGCCGTTCCCTCGGTTCCAACGGACTTGATCTACCTTTGTTTTCCCAACAATCCGACCGGAGCCGTCGCCACCCGGGAGCAACTCGCCGCATGGGTCGCTTACGCCCGCGCCAACAAGGCGATCATCCTCTTCGACTCCGCGTACGAGGCCTACATCCGCGACGCAAGGATTCCCCACTCCATCTATGAGATCGAGGGAGCGCGCGAGGTCGCCATTGAGTTCCGCAGCTTTTCCAAGACCGCCGGATTCACAGGCACGCGCTGCGCCTACACTGTTGTACCCAAGGACCTCGTCGCCTACGACAAAGCAGGCGGCACCCACTCGGTGCACGCGCTGTGGAACAGGCGTCACACGACAAAATTCAACGGTGTTTCCTATCCGGTCCAGAAGGCCGCGGCCGCCATCTACACGGACGCCGGCAGGCAGCAGGTGAAGGCGATGACCGACTTCTACCTCGCAAACGCCGCCCTCATCCGCTCGGCGATTCTCAGCCTCGGATTCTCCTGTGTCGGCGGCGACAATGCACCCTACATCTGGATCAACACCGGTCGCGACTCATGGGAATTCTTCGACCTCCTCCTCAACCAGGCCCAGGTCGTCTGCACGCCTGGCGCCGGTTTCGGCAAATGCGGCGAGGGTCATGTTCGCATCAGCGCGTTCAATTCACGCGAGAATGTGGAGACCGCGCTGGCGCGCATCGCGACCGCGCTGAAACGCTGA
- the rpe gene encoding ribulose-phosphate 3-epimerase has translation MLLQPILAPSLLAGNHANLAESVRHAEAAQVRWLHVDVMDGHFVPNLSFGPQVVAALRPLTKLFFDTHLMLSEPHRYVEAFAGAGSNSISIHIEPEYDHLATLRRIRDLGCKRGIVLNPGTPVEAVSPLLADVDLVLVMTVQPGFGGQPFRAEMTEKLRVLSRWRDERRLEFRLEVDGGIDLETGRCCRDAGADTFVAGTSFFAAEDASAFARTVAAW, from the coding sequence GTGCTCCTCCAACCCATCCTCGCTCCCTCCCTGCTCGCCGGCAACCACGCCAACCTGGCTGAATCCGTCCGGCATGCGGAAGCCGCCCAGGTTCGCTGGCTGCATGTGGACGTCATGGACGGCCACTTTGTGCCCAACCTGTCGTTTGGCCCCCAGGTTGTGGCGGCGCTTCGACCGCTCACGAAGCTGTTCTTCGATACTCATCTCATGCTTTCGGAACCCCACCGCTATGTGGAGGCGTTTGCGGGAGCTGGCTCCAACTCGATCAGCATCCACATCGAGCCCGAGTATGACCACCTTGCCACCTTGCGGAGGATCCGAGATCTTGGATGCAAGCGCGGCATCGTCCTGAATCCTGGCACTCCCGTTGAAGCAGTCTCGCCGCTTCTCGCTGACGTGGATCTGGTCCTGGTGATGACCGTGCAGCCCGGATTTGGCGGACAGCCCTTCCGCGCTGAAATGACGGAGAAACTCCGCGTGCTTTCACGCTGGCGGGATGAGCGCCGCCTCGAGTTCCGCCTGGAGGTGGATGGAGGCATCGACCTTGAAACCGGCCGTTGTTGTCGCGATGCGGGAGCCGATACTTTCGTCGCAGGCACATCCTTTTTTGCCGCCGAGGATGCGTCCGCTTTCGCCCGCACCGTCGCAGCCTGGTAG